The Humulus lupulus chromosome 4, drHumLupu1.1, whole genome shotgun sequence genome has a window encoding:
- the LOC133829357 gene encoding probable cadmium/zinc-transporting ATPase HMA1, chloroplastic has product MPVDYEVFQGNATITIEHLTGEVKPLEIKVGDRIPGGARNLDGRIIVKATKTWKESTLSKIVQLIEEARLNKPKLQRWLNQFGEQYSKVVVVLSVAIALIGPFLFKWPLFGTSGSI; this is encoded by the exons ATGCCTGTAGACTATGAAGTTTTTCAAGGCAATGCAACCATTACTATCGAACACTTGACGGGTGAAGTCAAACCTTTAGAGATTAAAGTTGGAGACAGGATTCCTGGTGGAGCAAGAAATTTGGATGGTAGGATAATTGTGAAG GCTACAAAAACGTGGAAAGAGTCAACACTCAGCAAGATAGTACAATTGATTGAAGAAGCACGCTTGAATAAACCAAAGCTTCAAAGGTGGCTTAACCAATTTGGTGAGCAATACAGCAAGGTTGTCGTAGTCTTGTCTGTAGCTATTGCTCTCATTGGTCCATTTCTCTTCAAGTGGCCATTGTTTGGAACATCAGGTAGTATTTAG